From a region of the Methanolobus tindarius DSM 2278 genome:
- a CDS encoding ABC transporter ATP-binding protein produces MILEVDGVEFQYKSKEVLKEIKFELKKNEILSILGPNGVGKTTLLKCMNAILKPKRGTVLIEDEDVLKLEQIEIARRLGYVPQRCEPARLTAFDAILLGRMPHIKWNITTEDVMIVEDTIKKLNLDEMALRYIDELSGGELQKVGIARAIAQNPKLLLLDEPTSSLDLKNQLDILDTVRDVVRKENVSAIMTMHDLNLAFRYSDKFLFLKNGTIFAAGRMEDITSDIIKEVYGVPVTIQNYQNVSVVIPV; encoded by the coding sequence ATGATACTTGAAGTGGACGGAGTGGAATTCCAATATAAAAGTAAGGAAGTATTGAAAGAGATAAAATTTGAGCTCAAAAAGAATGAAATCCTTTCAATACTCGGACCGAACGGTGTGGGAAAAACCACACTGCTCAAATGCATGAACGCAATCCTCAAACCAAAAAGAGGAACAGTACTCATTGAAGACGAAGATGTTCTTAAACTTGAACAGATAGAGATTGCCAGAAGACTTGGATATGTCCCGCAACGCTGCGAGCCTGCAAGGCTTACAGCCTTTGATGCGATATTGCTTGGAAGGATGCCACATATCAAATGGAACATCACAACCGAAGATGTAATGATAGTTGAAGATACCATCAAGAAACTAAATCTTGATGAGATGGCTCTGAGATATATAGATGAGCTCAGCGGTGGAGAACTCCAGAAAGTTGGAATTGCAAGGGCAATTGCACAGAACCCCAAGCTTTTGTTACTAGACGAACCTACAAGTAGCCTGGATCTCAAAAACCAGCTTGATATTCTTGATACTGTAAGGGATGTTGTCAGAAAAGAGAATGTTTCAGCAATCATGACAATGCATGATCTTAACCTTGCGTTCAGATATTCAGATAAGTTCCTCTTCCTGAAAAACGGAACAATATTTGCAGCAGGAAGAATGGAAGATATAACTTCCGACATAATCAAAGAAGTATACGGAGTACCTGTGACAATACAGAATTATCAGAATGTCTCAGTTGTAATTCCGGTATAA
- a CDS encoding class I SAM-dependent methyltransferase, producing the protein MDLDYRKINWANVWTDQMKKHLESGNRKECASIWEEKESAKRFWEMSLRDNQKRARDVISDLDITPDSKVLDIGAGPGSLAIPLSEKVKHVTAVEPSKGMIEVFEDNIAEYKRDNISLIKKKWEDIDVENDLHGPYDTIIASFSLGMPDIQKAIEDMLAVASGKVYLYWFAGSNSRDEHFIELWPKLHGTEYYSKPHSDILYNVLYQMGIHPNMEVFTFDRKESYETLEEAVANLSDHFALGNDEHRIILKEYLQEKLKKENGNYIYDGSTRRVRIWWDTENN; encoded by the coding sequence ATGGATTTGGACTACCGGAAAATAAACTGGGCTAATGTATGGACTGACCAGATGAAAAAGCATCTGGAAAGTGGTAACAGAAAAGAGTGTGCTTCCATTTGGGAAGAAAAGGAAAGTGCAAAACGTTTCTGGGAAATGTCCCTTAGAGACAACCAGAAAAGAGCACGTGATGTAATCAGTGACCTCGATATAACTCCTGATTCAAAAGTCCTTGATATTGGTGCTGGCCCGGGTTCGCTTGCAATTCCACTTTCTGAAAAGGTAAAACACGTTACTGCTGTAGAGCCTTCCAAAGGCATGATAGAAGTTTTTGAGGACAATATAGCTGAATATAAGCGTGACAATATCTCCCTAATCAAGAAAAAGTGGGAGGATATCGATGTTGAAAATGACCTCCATGGACCTTATGATACTATTATAGCATCCTTTTCTCTTGGAATGCCAGACATCCAAAAAGCAATAGAAGATATGCTTGCAGTAGCTTCAGGAAAAGTTTATCTCTACTGGTTTGCAGGAAGCAATTCCAGAGATGAACATTTCATTGAGCTCTGGCCAAAACTTCACGGGACTGAATATTATTCCAAACCACATTCAGACATACTCTATAATGTGCTTTACCAGATGGGAATTCATCCGAATATGGAAGTATTCACATTTGACAGGAAAGAAAGCTACGAAACTTTAGAGGAAGCAGTTGCTAATCTTTCAGATCATTTCGCTCTTGGAAATGATGAACACAGAATTATTCTGAAAGAATATCTGCAAGAGAAGCTCAAAAAAGAGAACGGGAATTATATCTATGATGGATCTACCAGACGTGTCAGAATCTGGTGGGATACAGAAAATAACTGA
- the tsaA gene encoding tRNA (N6-threonylcarbamoyladenosine(37)-N6)-methyltransferase TrmO has product MEFKSIGTIKSSFSEPAVPEEMRKENSVILVNEEFEDGLYKIEESTHLQVLFYFDKSKGYELIAERRVGGLKGVFASRTPGRPNPIGVTVVELIEKRGRELEVKGLDAIDNTPVIDIKPYVPVFDESS; this is encoded by the coding sequence ATGGAATTTAAAAGTATAGGAACGATAAAAAGCTCATTCAGTGAGCCTGCTGTACCAGAAGAGATGCGCAAAGAAAACAGCGTTATTCTTGTTAATGAAGAGTTTGAAGATGGACTATACAAAATAGAAGAGAGTACACATCTTCAGGTGCTTTTCTACTTTGATAAATCAAAAGGTTATGAACTGATAGCAGAGAGAAGGGTTGGAGGCTTGAAAGGTGTATTTGCCTCAAGAACTCCCGGAAGGCCAAACCCAATCGGAGTTACTGTAGTAGAACTAATTGAAAAAAGAGGGCGGGAACTGGAAGTTAAGGGTCTTGATGCTATTGACAACACACCTGTAATTGATATTAAACCCTATGTGCCTGTTTTTGATGAGTCTTCCTGA
- a CDS encoding ABC transporter ATP-binding protein, which produces MKINIEGLEFSYNGKPTLKNMNLKVDKGEFLSIIGPNGSGKTTFLKCMNKILSPKKGSILIDKYDLNKLHREDIARIVGYIPQAERGAFPTSVFDTVLMGRKPHMKWLPSSKDLEIVSDVIDMMDLSDFSMKNINELSGGQRQKVIIARALAQQPKILLLDEPTSSLDLKHQLEVLEITREQANNDVTVVMSVHDLNLAARYSDKILMMKDGEIFHGGGTDILTPENIEPVYGVSVDVRRDSDQIWIMPKRIACK; this is translated from the coding sequence GTGAAAATAAACATAGAAGGACTTGAATTCAGTTATAATGGAAAACCAACATTGAAAAATATGAATTTAAAGGTTGACAAAGGAGAGTTTCTTTCAATAATTGGGCCAAATGGTTCAGGAAAGACTACATTTCTCAAATGTATGAATAAAATATTGAGTCCTAAGAAAGGATCAATTCTTATTGATAAGTATGACCTGAATAAACTGCACAGAGAGGATATTGCAAGAATAGTTGGATACATCCCCCAAGCTGAAAGAGGAGCATTTCCTACATCTGTTTTTGATACAGTGCTTATGGGAAGAAAACCCCACATGAAATGGCTTCCAAGCTCAAAAGATCTGGAGATAGTATCAGATGTCATAGACATGATGGACCTGAGTGATTTTTCAATGAAGAATATCAACGAACTGAGTGGGGGACAAAGACAGAAAGTAATAATTGCAAGAGCACTCGCTCAGCAGCCAAAAATACTTTTGCTGGATGAACCGACAAGTAGTCTTGATCTTAAACATCAACTGGAAGTTCTTGAAATCACAAGGGAGCAGGCCAATAATGATGTTACTGTTGTTATGTCCGTACATGATCTCAACCTTGCAGCAAGATATAGTGATAAAATACTCATGATGAAAGATGGAGAAATATTCCATGGAGGTGGAACTGATATTCTTACACCGGAAAACATAGAACCTGTTTATGGAGTGAGTGTTGATGTAAGACGTGATTCTGACCAGATATGGATAATGCCGAAAAGAATTGCTTGTAAATGA
- a CDS encoding FecCD family ABC transporter permease, with protein sequence MFQNQVLDEYRKDIGQKLLFTMSVLILLTLLTIYAILNGPVKLTYAEMYAVFTGQIVSGTAYNIIWNIRLPQILTAIVAGSGLAISGAAMQSVLKNPLASPFTLGISHAAAFGASCSIVLLGTGTAYSTGAVVLDNPYITSISAFTCSLFSTAVILALAKIKKATPEIMILAGIALGSLFTAGTSAIQYFAEDTQIASVIFWQFGDVSKTTWTELGLISLFVIPVSIWFAYNSWNYNALNSGDDTAKSLGVDVDKLRMRAMIGASFVSALIVSLVGIIGFVGLVVPHIVRKIIGGNEMLLLPVSCIIGSLLLLASDTVARNIIAPQVLPVGIITSFLGAPLFIYLIIKGREYW encoded by the coding sequence ATGTTCCAAAATCAGGTTCTGGATGAATACAGGAAAGATATAGGGCAAAAATTGTTATTCACAATGTCAGTACTGATTTTGCTGACTTTGCTTACAATATATGCCATATTGAACGGTCCTGTTAAACTGACCTACGCAGAGATGTACGCCGTATTCACAGGTCAGATTGTTAGTGGTACTGCCTACAATATAATATGGAATATAAGGTTGCCACAAATACTAACAGCTATCGTTGCCGGATCAGGTCTTGCTATATCAGGTGCTGCTATGCAGAGTGTCCTTAAAAATCCGCTTGCATCACCTTTCACACTTGGAATATCACATGCAGCTGCATTTGGCGCTTCCTGCTCCATTGTCCTGCTGGGGACCGGAACCGCATACAGCACCGGAGCTGTTGTCCTTGATAACCCTTATATCACCAGTATTTCAGCCTTTACCTGTTCACTATTTTCCACAGCTGTGATTCTGGCACTTGCAAAAATCAAGAAAGCAACTCCTGAGATAATGATACTTGCAGGAATAGCACTGGGGTCGCTGTTTACTGCTGGTACCAGTGCAATACAGTATTTTGCTGAAGATACGCAGATTGCTTCTGTAATTTTCTGGCAATTCGGGGATGTGAGTAAGACTACATGGACTGAACTGGGACTTATCTCATTATTTGTTATCCCGGTTTCAATATGGTTTGCATATAACAGCTGGAATTATAATGCCTTGAACTCTGGGGATGACACAGCTAAAAGTCTGGGAGTTGATGTTGATAAACTAAGGATGAGAGCCATGATAGGAGCATCTTTTGTTTCTGCTCTGATAGTTTCTTTAGTAGGGATCATAGGATTTGTGGGACTTGTTGTGCCACACATAGTCCGCAAGATAATTGGTGGAAACGAAATGCTTTTACTTCCGGTTTCATGCATAATTGGGAGTTTACTTTTGCTTGCATCCGATACCGTGGCAAGAAACATCATTGCGCCACAGGTCCTGCCGGTTGGTATAATAACATCTTTCCTGGGTGCTCCTCTATTCATATACCTGATTATCAAGGGGAGGGAATACTGGTGA